In Halostagnicola larsenii XH-48, the sequence CTCTGAGATAGCAGTTGAGAAACGCGTGTACGGTCGCCGACTCCGCGTGCTCAGCGGGCGTCGAACAGCCGGCTCCAACCGTGGTCATCGCTCCACCCCGTCGGTCGAACCGCCAGCGTTTCCGCGCTCGGTTTCGACCGGCGCGGTTCCGAGCTCCGCCGCCTCGACGGTCGCGGCATGGCGTTGTCCCCGCTCGAGCAACGTCCGAATGTCGTCGACTGTCGTCCGAGGGTTCAAGAGCGTGAGTTTGAGCGTGACGCGGTCCTCGACCGTAGTGCGGGCGACGATTCCCTCACCTGCGTCGAACAAGAACTCACGAATCTCGCGGTTCAAGCGGTCGGACCACTCGCCATCGGCGAGTTCTGGATGGTCGTTAGACGGTTGGTACCGAAAGGTGACGACGTTCAGCGTCGGATCGCACACCAGTTCGTAGGCGTCGTCGGCGCGTACCAGCTCGGCGGTCCGGGTCGCGACCGACAGTGATCGATCGACCAGCGCCTCGAGCCCCTTGCGACCCACCGTCCGGAAGGCGATGTACGGTTTGAGCGCATCGAAGCGACGGGTCGTCAGCGTCGACTTCTCCACGCGATGCGGGGCGTCGTCGCCGTCGGGGTTGAGGTACGCCGCGTGACGAGCCATGAGGTCGAAGTCGTCACCCTCGCGCAGGAGAAACGCGCCGCAGGAGATGGGTTGGTAGAACAGCTTGTGAAAGTCGACCGAGAGCGAGTCCGCTCGTTCGATTCCGGCGATCGCCGATCGGTGTTCGTCACTGACGGCGAGCGCGCCGCCGTAAGCCGCGTCCACGTGGTACCAGAGGTCGTGCTCGGCCGCGATATCGGCGAGCTCCTCGAGCGGATCGATGCTCCCAAAGTCGGTCGTGCCCGCGGTGGCGAAGAGCGCGAACGGCCGCTCTCCGTTCCGTTTCATCCGTTCGAGTTGGGTTCGAAGCGCCTCCGGGTCCATTCGATACGTTCGATCCGTCGGCACCGAGACGACGGCGTCCTCTCCCAACCCGAGGTGGGCGGCTCCCTGGGCGGCCGTGAAGTGCGCGTGCTCCGAGCAGAGCACCCGCATGTCCGTCGCAGCCGGGGGGAGCCCGTTCGCTCGCGCCGACCGGTCGAACCGATCGGCGACGTAGCGATTGCGAGCGAGCAACAGCCCCTGGAAATTCGACTGCGTGCCGCCGCTGGTCATCACGCCGTCGGCGGCGTCGCCGAGCGAGAACAGGTCCGCGAGGTCGTCGATCACCCGTTCTTCGATCACGGTCGCTGCCGGCGCCTGATCGAAGGAGTCCATGGATTGGTTGACCGCCGTCAGCAACATCTCCGCGGCGAGTCCCGGCACCATCGGCGGACACTGGAGGTGGGCGACGCACGCTTCGTCCGACGGCACGACGGAGTTCGCGAGGACGTCGGTCGCGACCTCGTCGAGAACGACGGAAAGTGGCGCGCCGGTTTCGGGGATCGTCTCCCCGTCGAGGTGATCTCGAAGCGCTCGATACCCTCGTCCCGTGTACGGGTCGTCGGCCTCTCCAACTGTGGTTACGACTGCCTCTGCCGCTTGCTCTACCGCGCCGAGGTACGCTCGGTTTCCGTCATCGCTGCCCAAGAAGAGTCGGTCCGCGAGAGCGCGTCCGTTCGACGGTCGATCGTCGCTCGCGGGAGAATATTGCTCGGTCATCTTCCCCCCGCTGGCGTCACCGTCGCCTCGACAGCCTCGACGAATCGAGCGGCGATCTCATCGATCTGTTGGGGGGAGACGATAAGCGGCGGCAGGAAGCGGGCGACGGCGGAGTCGCGTCCGCCCGTCTCGATGATCAACCCCCGGTCGAAACAGGCCGCGGAGACGTCCGACGCGAGTTCGCCGTCGGGCGGGGGAACCTCTCCGTCGCCGACCGCCGTCGGATCGACGAACTCCACGCCGAGCATTAACCCGCGCCCACGGACGTCTCCGATCTCCTCGAAGCGGTCGGCAAGTCGGTCCAACCGCTTTCGAAGCCGCATCCCCATTTCGGCCGCGTGATCGTCGAGATTATCGTCCAAAACGCGTCGCATCGTGACGCGTCCGGCCGCCATCGCGAGCTGATGGCCTCGAAAGGTTCCCGCGTGCGCGCCGGGTTCCCACTCGTCGAGCGATTCGTCGTAGATGACGACGGCGATCGGAAGCCCGCCGCCGATCGCCTTCGAGCAGGTGATCACGTCCGGAACGATCCCCGCGTGTTCGAACGCCCACGTCTCTCCGGTCCGCCCCATTCCGGTCTGGATCTCGTCGACGATGAGCGGAACGTCCGCCTCCCGCGTTATCCGGCGGACCTCACGGACCCACTCGTCCGGTGCGGGATTGACGCCACCCTCACCCTGAACGAGCTCGAGGATCATGCCGGCGGGACTCGCGACGCCACTTTCCGGGTCGGTGAGTACTCGCTCGACGAAGTGACTGATCGATCTGTGATCCTCATCGAAACCGAACGGATGTCGATACTGGTCCGGGTAGGGAAGGTGGTGAACGTTCCCGCCCGTTCCCGCGATCGACTCTTTCGCGCTCACGTCGCCCATGAGACCGAGGGCACCGCTCGTCATTCCATGGTACCCTCCTTGATACCCGAGAACGCTGTCGTTCCCGGTGGCGGTTTTGACGAGTTTAAGCGCCGCTTCGACGGCGTCCGTCCCGGCCGGCGAGCAGAACTGCACTTTCGCGCGCTCCGTGAACGCATCCGGGAGGCTCTCGAACAGCGTGTCCACGAACGCCTCCTTCTCCGGCGTGGTGATGTCGAGGGTGTGAAGTGGTCGATCCTCTTCGAACAACCGCTCCAGTTCCTCGATCACGGCCGGATGGTTGTGACCAAGCGCGAGCGTTCCGGCACCAGCGAGACAGTCGAGGTACTCGTTCCCGTCGGCGTCGACGATCTCGAGTCCGTCGGCACTGGCGATCGCGAACGGCAGCGACCGCGGATAGGTTCGGGCGTTTGACTCTCGGTCCGCCTGACTCGCTCGCAGTCTCGCATTTGACTGCTCCGCTCTCGGCGCTCGAGTAGTTGATCGGCTGATCGTTCTGCCAGTGCCGCCGTCGTTCGATTGATTCGGTGGCATGGGTTTTAGGTTAACCTAAAAGTTGAAAAACGTATTGGTTTAGGTAAGCCAAAAATATACAGTGTGATCTCGACCACCGGTTCGGGGACGACGGTCCGTCAGCTTCCAACGACCGACGGAATACCGCCGTAGGTCGTGTAAAGTCCACCGGTGACGAGGGCACCCGCGATGATCGGAACGCAGGCGCTGAGCGCGTAGAGCGAGCCGAATCCGATCGCCTCCGCCAGCGGAAGCGACACCAGCAACCCGACCGATGCGCCCAGATCGCCGAACGCGTTGTACGTTCCGGTTGCACGCCCCATCCGATCGCTTGCGGTCAAATCCCCCAGCATGGATACCAGCGGCCCTCCGACACCGCCCTGGCCGGCCCCCAGGAGGAGAACCGACGCGACAAGCACCGGCATCGTCGAGCCGAACGCGAGCAGGAAAACACCGACAGACAAACAGCCTAGACAAGACAGGATCACCGGCAATCGGTGAGCGATGAGATCGCTCGCCTTTCCGCCCGCCACCGAAAACACTGACCCGGTGAGGACGCTGAGACCGATCAGGACGCCGGAGGTACCCTGGGCCCCGATCGTGACCGTTCCGGCGTTTATCACATCGAGAAAGGAGACCAGCGTCGCGAACACGACGCCGTTGTAGGTGAACAAAAGCGCGAAGTTGGCCCCGCCAGCGATCAACACCGGCGGGCTGAAATCGAGGTTTCCGAGCCCGACGTTCGTCGATCGATCGGCGCCGTGAGTTTCCGGAATCGCAACCGCGGTTAACAGACACGCCAGTACCGAGAGCGCGGACGCAACCCCGAAGGCGGTGCCAGCGCCGTACACTTCGCCGACGATGCCGCCGATGGCCATCCCGGCCGGGAATCCCATCGACGTCCCGCCTCGGACGATGCTCATCGTCTGCCCGCGCGACTCCGGATCGCAGACGTCGGCGGCGATCGTGTACGCCGCCGCGAGAACGAACGCGCTACCCAGACCCCACAGCACCCGTGCCCCCGTGAACCAGAGAGCGGGGCGTCCGCTCTCGAGGGCGATCAGGTACCCGAGCGTGGCGATCGTCTCGAGTCCGACGCCGACGACGAACGGTTTCCGGGTTCCGATCCTGTCGACGACCACTCCCACGGGCGCGTTCGCGAGGAGCCGCACGATACGATTGGCGCTCAGGATGATCCCGACGACGAACGGAGCGATACCTACGACGGCCCCGAGGTTCGGGAGGATCGGGAAGACGACGCCGCCGCCAAACCCGAGGAAGAACGTGCTAAGGAGAACCGCGATCACTGCGCTCGGTACGCCGAATCCCCGCGTCCACATGTCAGTACACGCTCCGAAGGCGATCGCGTTCCCAGGCGCCGGCGCTGTCGGTGAACTGATCCCAGTGACTCCGCTTGACCTGAAGGTAGGTTTCGAACAGTTCGTCCCCGAGCGCCTCGCGTAGCACTCGATCGGATTCGAATTCCTCGAGCGCCGCGCCGAGCGTCCTCGGCAGCCGTTCGACCGCTCGCTCCTCGAGTTCGCCGTCGGAGAGCGTCGCCGGGTCGACGGCGACGGGTTCCGGCGGGGCGATCTCGCGGTCGATTCCGTCGTATCCCGCCGCGAGTATTCCGAGCAGCGCGAGGTAGGGATTCGCCGTACAATCGGCCGCCCTGAACTCGATCCGGGTCGCCGTCGCCGGGTCGGAGCCGCCGACTGCGGGGACGCGCACGAGCGCCTCGCGGTTTCCGTGACCCCAACAAGCGAATCCGGTTGCGCCGAGTTGGGGGCGAAGCCGGGCGTAGGAGTTGGCTGTCGGCGCCGTCAGCGCCGTCAGCGCGTGTGCATGCGTTAAAACGCCGCCGATAAAGTGACGAGCGGTCGGGCTCAAGCCGCCGGATTCGCCAGTGTAGAACCGGTTGGCGTCGTCCCACAGCGACAGGTGAATGTGACAGCCGTTCGTCGAGTGCTCGAACGGTTTCGGGAGAAATGTCGACCCGTAGCCGTGGTCGCGGGCGATGGCGTTGACGGTTTCACGCAAGAGGACGTGTTCGTCGGCCGAACGGACTCCGGCGGCTCGACCAGTGACGATTTCATGTTTGCCGGCCGCGTACTCCGGGTAGTATTTTTCGACAGGGATGTCTTGGCTCTTCAACGAATCGATCATCGATAGGATCACTCCGTGGGTTTCTCGCGTGCTCTCGGTGGCGTAGGCACCACGCTCGTCGACCCGATGGACGGTCCCTTCGTCGTCAGTCTCGAACAGGTGAAACTCGCTCTCGAACGCGGCTTCAGGCGAGAGGCCCTCCCGCTCCATTTTCCGAACGAACGCTCGCAGCGACGATCTCGGGTCGACGGTCCAGGGCTCTCCGTCCACGGTCTCGATGTCACAGAGCATCGCGCCGGTGCACTCGGCGTAGGGCAGTTCGCGAAACGTCCCGGGATCCGGGCGGAGCCGCACCTCACCGGCCGCGTCGAACCGCCCGTTCTTGTCGCGAATCCCGAGTGCGTTGTACGTCTGGACGAGTTGCGAGAGCGTCACCCCGTCTTCGATCGCGGACTCGACTTTCGACGCGTCGACCGCATGAGTCCGCACGACCCCGCTCTGAGTAACGAACAACAATCGCACGAGCTGGCAGTCTCCGTTCCGACACCGATCGACCGCGGTTGATTCTGTCGTCATTACGCTTCGAACGATGCATTTCTTTAGGCAGACCTAAAAATTAACGGTGTTTAAAATATAATGGCAACACACTCCCCCAAAGAACATCGCCAGACTTGCTGCAGACATCGCCTCGATGGAAACACTTTTTATTTTTTAGGTCAGCCTAAAAATATGCACGGATCGACGTGCCGATCGATGGTACCACCGACAGACCGAGTTCACCTAATCGAGGGCGTTCATCGATGAACGCCGCCGACGCGCTCGAGTCAGCACTCGAGCCCGAAATCTGGAGGGACGTTAATCGCGACCTGTTTCGAAAGGTCCTCGCGGAATTCATGTACGAGGAGATACTCACTCCGGCTCGGATC encodes:
- a CDS encoding pyridoxal phosphate-dependent decarboxylase family protein — encoded protein: MTEQYSPASDDRPSNGRALADRLFLGSDDGNRAYLGAVEQAAEAVVTTVGEADDPYTGRGYRALRDHLDGETIPETGAPLSVVLDEVATDVLANSVVPSDEACVAHLQCPPMVPGLAAEMLLTAVNQSMDSFDQAPAATVIEERVIDDLADLFSLGDAADGVMTSGGTQSNFQGLLLARNRYVADRFDRSARANGLPPAATDMRVLCSEHAHFTAAQGAAHLGLGEDAVVSVPTDRTYRMDPEALRTQLERMKRNGERPFALFATAGTTDFGSIDPLEELADIAAEHDLWYHVDAAYGGALAVSDEHRSAIAGIERADSLSVDFHKLFYQPISCGAFLLREGDDFDLMARHAAYLNPDGDDAPHRVEKSTLTTRRFDALKPYIAFRTVGRKGLEALVDRSLSVATRTAELVRADDAYELVCDPTLNVVTFRYQPSNDHPELADGEWSDRLNREIREFLFDAGEGIVARTTVEDRVTLKLTLLNPRTTVDDIRTLLERGQRHAATVEAAELGTAPVETERGNAGGSTDGVER
- a CDS encoding diaminobutyrate--2-oxoglutarate transaminase family protein is translated as MPPNQSNDGGTGRTISRSTTRAPRAEQSNARLRASQADRESNARTYPRSLPFAIASADGLEIVDADGNEYLDCLAGAGTLALGHNHPAVIEELERLFEEDRPLHTLDITTPEKEAFVDTLFESLPDAFTERAKVQFCSPAGTDAVEAALKLVKTATGNDSVLGYQGGYHGMTSGALGLMGDVSAKESIAGTGGNVHHLPYPDQYRHPFGFDEDHRSISHFVERVLTDPESGVASPAGMILELVQGEGGVNPAPDEWVREVRRITREADVPLIVDEIQTGMGRTGETWAFEHAGIVPDVITCSKAIGGGLPIAVVIYDESLDEWEPGAHAGTFRGHQLAMAAGRVTMRRVLDDNLDDHAAEMGMRLRKRLDRLADRFEEIGDVRGRGLMLGVEFVDPTAVGDGEVPPPDGELASDVSAACFDRGLIIETGGRDSAVARFLPPLIVSPQQIDEIAARFVEAVEATVTPAGGR
- a CDS encoding MFS transporter; amino-acid sequence: MWTRGFGVPSAVIAVLLSTFFLGFGGGVVFPILPNLGAVVGIAPFVVGIILSANRIVRLLANAPVGVVVDRIGTRKPFVVGVGLETIATLGYLIALESGRPALWFTGARVLWGLGSAFVLAAAYTIAADVCDPESRGQTMSIVRGGTSMGFPAGMAIGGIVGEVYGAGTAFGVASALSVLACLLTAVAIPETHGADRSTNVGLGNLDFSPPVLIAGGANFALLFTYNGVVFATLVSFLDVINAGTVTIGAQGTSGVLIGLSVLTGSVFSVAGGKASDLIAHRLPVILSCLGCLSVGVFLLAFGSTMPVLVASVLLLGAGQGGVGGPLVSMLGDLTASDRMGRATGTYNAFGDLGASVGLLVSLPLAEAIGFGSLYALSACVPIIAGALVTGGLYTTYGGIPSVVGS
- the glnA2 gene encoding gamma-glutamylputrescine synthetase, producing the protein MTTESTAVDRCRNGDCQLVRLLFVTQSGVVRTHAVDASKVESAIEDGVTLSQLVQTYNALGIRDKNGRFDAAGEVRLRPDPGTFRELPYAECTGAMLCDIETVDGEPWTVDPRSSLRAFVRKMEREGLSPEAAFESEFHLFETDDEGTVHRVDERGAYATESTRETHGVILSMIDSLKSQDIPVEKYYPEYAAGKHEIVTGRAAGVRSADEHVLLRETVNAIARDHGYGSTFLPKPFEHSTNGCHIHLSLWDDANRFYTGESGGLSPTARHFIGGVLTHAHALTALTAPTANSYARLRPQLGATGFACWGHGNREALVRVPAVGGSDPATATRIEFRAADCTANPYLALLGILAAGYDGIDREIAPPEPVAVDPATLSDGELEERAVERLPRTLGAALEEFESDRVLREALGDELFETYLQVKRSHWDQFTDSAGAWERDRLRSVY